A window of Synechococcus sp. MEDNS5 contains these coding sequences:
- a CDS encoding NADP-dependent isocitrate dehydrogenase: MAQFEKLTAPAQGTPIRFENGQPVVANDPIIPFIRGDGTGVDIWPATQKVLDAAVAKAYGGAKTIEWFKVYAGDEACDLYGTYQYLPEDTLEAIRTYGVAIKGPLTTPVGGGIRSLNVALRQIFDLYSCVRPCRYYEGTPSPHKRPQDLDVIVYRENTEDIYMGVEWEADDAVGLELRRHLNEVVIPANGKLGKRQIPEGSGIGIKPVSKHGSQRHIRKAIQHALRLEGNKRHVTLVHKGNIMKFTEGAFRDWGYELATTEFRDVCITERESWILGNLEKDSGLSVQANARMIEPGYDSLTPEKKADIDAEVQAVIDTIGSSHGGGKWKEMVLVDDRIADSIFQQIQTRPQEYSILATLNLNGDYISDAAAAMVGGLGMAPGANIGETAAIFEATHGTAPKHAGLDRINPGSVILSGVMMLEFMGWQEAADLVTKGLSAAIADKQVTYDLARLMEPQVDPVSCSGFAEAIIERF, translated from the coding sequence ATGGCCCAGTTTGAGAAGCTCACCGCCCCAGCCCAGGGCACACCGATTCGCTTCGAGAACGGGCAGCCGGTGGTCGCCAACGACCCGATCATTCCCTTCATCCGCGGAGATGGCACGGGTGTGGACATCTGGCCGGCCACCCAGAAGGTGCTGGATGCGGCGGTAGCCAAGGCTTACGGCGGAGCCAAAACCATCGAGTGGTTCAAGGTGTATGCGGGCGATGAAGCCTGCGACCTTTATGGCACCTATCAATACCTGCCCGAAGACACCCTCGAAGCGATCCGCACCTACGGCGTGGCCATCAAGGGTCCACTCACCACCCCAGTGGGCGGTGGCATCCGCTCGTTGAACGTGGCCCTGCGCCAGATCTTCGATCTGTACTCCTGCGTGCGTCCCTGCCGTTATTACGAGGGCACCCCCAGCCCCCACAAACGTCCCCAGGATCTGGACGTGATCGTGTACAGGGAGAACACCGAAGACATTTACATGGGGGTGGAATGGGAAGCCGACGACGCCGTCGGTCTGGAGCTGCGCAGGCACCTCAACGAAGTCGTAATCCCGGCCAACGGCAAGCTGGGCAAACGCCAGATCCCGGAAGGCTCCGGCATCGGCATCAAACCGGTGAGCAAGCACGGCAGCCAACGCCACATCCGCAAGGCGATCCAGCACGCCCTGCGCCTGGAGGGCAACAAGCGCCACGTGACCCTGGTGCACAAGGGCAACATCATGAAGTTCACCGAAGGCGCCTTCCGCGACTGGGGCTATGAACTGGCCACCACCGAATTCCGCGACGTGTGCATCACCGAGCGGGAGAGCTGGATTCTCGGCAACCTCGAAAAGGATTCAGGCCTGAGCGTGCAGGCCAATGCCCGCATGATCGAGCCGGGCTACGACAGCCTCACTCCCGAGAAGAAGGCGGACATCGACGCTGAGGTTCAGGCCGTGATCGACACGATCGGCAGCAGCCATGGCGGCGGCAAATGGAAAGAGATGGTGCTGGTGGATGACCGCATCGCCGACAGCATCTTCCAGCAGATCCAGACCCGACCTCAGGAGTATTCGATCCTGGCCACCCTCAACCTCAACGGCGACTACATCTCCGATGCCGCCGCGGCCATGGTGGGCGGCCTGGGCATGGCCCCCGGCGCCAACATCGGCGAAACCGCCGCCATCTTTGAAGCCACCCATGGCACGGCCCCGAAGCACGCCGGACTGGATCGCATCAACCCGGGTTCGGTGATCCTCAGCGGCGTGATGATGCTGGAGTTCATGGGCTGGCAAGAAGCTGCCGACTTGGTGACCAAGGGCCTGAGTGCCGCCATTGCCGACAAGCAGGTCACCTACGACCTGGCACGGCTCATGGAGCCTCAAGTGGATCCAGTGAGCTGCAGCGGCTTCGCTGAAGCGATCATCGAGAGGTTCTGA
- a CDS encoding glycosyltransferase family 2 protein has product MTTRDGVWVVAACFNEEAVIVRFIERVLAVPGVDQLVLIDDGSRDATVNQIRGFLTQRRNLGVGVPVTLLELTRNFGKEAAMLAGLDHVRERCSAAVLIDSDLQHPPELIEAMVAEWRAGAEVVTAVRDDRDQESRLKVLSASWFYRVFNKVVDSIQLQEGAGDFRLLDAPVVEAFTQLRESSRFSKGLLPWTGYRSVELPYQRVSRVGGSTSWSPLKLFGYAFDGIFSFSVLPLKVWTGLGVLVSGFSLLYALILSLRTALVGRDVPGYASLMVAVLFLGGIQLIGIGVLGDYIGRIYVESKARPHYFIRSIDQG; this is encoded by the coding sequence ATGACGACCCGTGATGGTGTGTGGGTGGTGGCGGCCTGTTTCAACGAAGAGGCCGTGATCGTCCGCTTCATCGAGCGGGTGCTGGCTGTGCCTGGGGTGGACCAGCTGGTGTTGATCGACGATGGCTCCAGGGATGCCACCGTGAATCAGATCCGCGGTTTTTTAACGCAGCGCCGCAACCTGGGCGTAGGGGTCCCGGTCACCCTGCTGGAACTCACCCGCAATTTCGGCAAGGAAGCCGCCATGCTCGCGGGGTTGGATCACGTGCGCGAGCGCTGTTCCGCCGCCGTGTTGATTGACTCCGACCTTCAGCATCCGCCCGAGTTGATCGAGGCCATGGTGGCGGAATGGCGTGCTGGGGCCGAGGTGGTGACGGCGGTGCGCGATGACCGCGACCAGGAGTCGCGCTTGAAGGTGCTGAGCGCCTCTTGGTTTTATCGAGTGTTCAATAAGGTTGTTGACTCCATCCAGCTGCAGGAAGGGGCTGGTGATTTCCGTTTGCTTGATGCCCCGGTTGTGGAGGCCTTCACGCAATTGCGCGAATCAAGCCGCTTTTCCAAAGGGTTATTGCCCTGGACGGGCTATCGCAGTGTGGAGTTGCCCTATCAACGGGTGAGCCGGGTTGGAGGTTCCACCTCCTGGAGCCCGCTCAAATTGTTTGGCTATGCCTTTGATGGCATCTTCTCTTTCTCAGTGCTGCCCCTGAAGGTCTGGACCGGACTTGGTGTTTTGGTGTCCGGTTTCAGCCTTCTCTATGCCTTGATTCTGTCCCTGCGCACGGCTTTGGTGGGCCGCGACGTGCCGGGTTATGCCTCACTGATGGTCGCCGTGTTGTTTCTCGGCGGAATTCAGTTGATCGGCATTGGGGTGCTCGGCGACTACATCGGCCGCATTTATGTGGAGTCGAAAGCCCGGCCCCACTACTTCATTCGCTCCATTGATCAGGGATGA
- a CDS encoding ChbG/HpnK family deacetylase, protein MILRSFSTRLSLYGLVGVGAAAVHAITLLVLGLGMPLWIANPLAFLAASFASYLGHSRFTFRTETGGQHFARRWLILQYTINLAVCSVLPLALPAWLPTSAEVGVLVFTPTVLNALIWSRAARFSLRRRQRGRVAPLRHADDLGLSHAANTAIVALAEAGQLDGTSLLVNGPAASEGAEAWLSLAEHRPTLQLCLHLCLTEGPPSAAPELIPDLVDRQGHLHCSFGQWLLLSLLPRRHPRRVRVVSQLELEIDAQIQQFQALRGNSSIALDGHQHIHLVPVVLDAVLDRAGTAGITWLRSTDESLPTGLPLRCWWQACRDAGLLKWLILQLLSWRAQRKIQRCGLTTNGGFAGVLFTGHMADATLLAAWRELSSLEAKAQNTAPLLLAHPSAPLNQDLADAGFTVSQAFARSAWRQKEWRALEALTIIPDQWSE, encoded by the coding sequence ATGATCCTGAGGTCTTTCAGTACCCGTCTCAGCCTGTACGGACTGGTCGGTGTTGGAGCTGCAGCCGTACACGCAATAACACTCCTGGTTTTGGGATTGGGAATGCCGTTGTGGATCGCCAATCCCTTGGCTTTTCTTGCCGCGTCCTTCGCTAGCTATCTCGGCCACTCCCGCTTCACATTCCGCACCGAAACAGGCGGCCAGCATTTCGCCCGCCGTTGGTTGATTCTCCAGTACACGATCAACCTCGCCGTCTGCAGTGTGCTTCCGCTGGCATTACCCGCATGGCTCCCCACGAGCGCTGAGGTTGGTGTGCTGGTCTTCACGCCAACTGTGCTCAATGCCCTGATCTGGTCGCGAGCCGCTCGCTTCAGTCTGCGCCGGCGCCAACGCGGACGTGTTGCGCCGCTCCGACATGCCGATGATCTTGGCCTCAGCCACGCCGCGAACACTGCAATCGTGGCCCTGGCTGAGGCAGGACAGCTGGATGGCACCAGCCTATTGGTGAATGGTCCGGCCGCCTCGGAAGGCGCCGAAGCCTGGCTTTCACTGGCTGAGCACAGACCAACCCTGCAGCTCTGTCTCCATCTCTGCCTCACCGAAGGACCACCCAGCGCTGCCCCCGAGCTGATTCCCGATCTGGTGGATCGCCAAGGACATCTCCACTGTTCCTTCGGACAATGGCTGCTGCTGTCTCTGCTGCCGCGCCGACATCCCAGACGGGTGAGGGTTGTCTCCCAGCTGGAACTCGAGATCGATGCACAGATCCAACAGTTCCAGGCCTTGCGGGGGAACAGTTCCATCGCCCTGGATGGCCATCAACACATCCACCTTGTGCCTGTGGTGCTCGACGCTGTTCTCGACCGGGCAGGCACCGCTGGCATCACCTGGCTGCGCAGCACCGATGAGTCCTTGCCCACCGGACTTCCCTTGCGTTGCTGGTGGCAAGCCTGCCGTGATGCAGGGCTGCTCAAATGGCTGATTTTGCAGCTGCTCAGCTGGCGAGCTCAGAGAAAGATTCAGCGGTGCGGACTGACCACCAACGGGGGGTTTGCTGGCGTGCTCTTCACCGGGCACATGGCAGATGCAACGCTTCTGGCTGCCTGGAGGGAACTCAGCAGCCTGGAAGCCAAAGCCCAAAACACAGCACCACTATTGCTCGCCCATCCCAGTGCTCCTCTGAATCAAGATCTCGCCGATGCGGGCTTCACGGTTTCCCAAGCGTTTGCGCGATCCGCCTGGAGGCAGAAAGAGTGGCGTGCGCTTGAAGCACTCACGATCATCCCTGATCAATGGAGCGAATGA
- a CDS encoding heme oxygenase (biliverdin-producing) gives MPVALASQLREGTKKSHTMAENTGFVSCFLKGVVDKGSYRTLVADLYFVYAAMEEEMAGLAEHPVIAPIAFSELNRREALEQDLAFYYGADWLQQIKATPAAEVYVERIRQVAKESPELLVGHHYTRYLGDLSGGQILKNIAQKAMNLGENDGLHFYSFPEIADEKAFKTTYRAAMDQLPIDQPMADRMVEEANHAFHLNMKMFQELEGNLVAAIGKVLFGFLTRRQRAGSTEAVAA, from the coding sequence ATGCCCGTCGCTCTCGCTTCCCAGCTCCGTGAAGGAACGAAGAAGTCGCACACCATGGCTGAAAACACCGGGTTTGTGAGTTGCTTCCTGAAAGGAGTTGTGGACAAGGGCAGTTACCGCACGCTGGTGGCTGATCTCTACTTCGTGTATGCCGCCATGGAAGAAGAGATGGCAGGTCTGGCCGAGCACCCCGTGATCGCACCCATCGCATTCAGCGAACTCAACCGCCGTGAGGCCCTCGAGCAGGATCTGGCGTTCTATTACGGAGCTGATTGGCTCCAGCAGATCAAGGCCACCCCTGCGGCTGAGGTTTATGTGGAGCGAATCCGCCAGGTCGCCAAGGAGTCTCCCGAGCTGCTGGTGGGCCATCACTACACCCGCTACCTGGGTGATCTCTCCGGTGGGCAGATTCTCAAGAATATTGCTCAAAAGGCGATGAACCTTGGCGAAAACGATGGGCTGCACTTTTATTCGTTCCCTGAGATTGCCGACGAGAAAGCCTTCAAAACCACCTACCGTGCCGCGATGGACCAGTTGCCGATTGACCAGCCCATGGCCGATCGGATGGTGGAGGAGGCCAACCATGCCTTCCACCTCAACATGAAGATGTTCCAGGAGCTTGAGGGCAACCTGGTGGCAGCGATCGGCAAGGTTCTTTTCGGCTTCCTCACCCGCCGTCAGCGCGCCGGCAGTACTGAGGCTGTGGCGGCTTGA
- a CDS encoding glycosyltransferase, translating to MTASGATSQCIRVLVPGTGTRFRCGGLSVALQTARLLSQLRPTQVVTYRQRQADQPFLDDLLRQEKAPADALWLVSWGFDVPMLMRRLRGRSVIYQAHSTGYGFDLPPGVPVAAVSRNTLGYWGNHAPRNPLFLLPNALEPQWFERGARASSLQAPRPIDVLVQRRKSSDYVLRQLVPALRARGLNVEVQDGWVDDLVDLFNHASVYLYDSADHWRCAGVSEGFGLPPLEASACGCVVFSSLNHALADILTPGVMGHQLGCGSLQHDAARIAAAVARPADWRPSEQEIERLLAPYSEKALMEGWHRVLNELDDLLPRLQADGALRALPLGALRRRRWLRAAQRVVNRLPGWPTRGKP from the coding sequence TTGACCGCATCAGGAGCGACCTCTCAATGCATACGGGTTCTGGTGCCAGGCACCGGGACCCGTTTTCGTTGTGGTGGATTGAGCGTTGCTCTGCAAACCGCCCGGCTGTTATCGCAGCTGCGGCCCACGCAGGTGGTGACTTACCGCCAGCGTCAGGCCGACCAGCCGTTTCTCGACGACCTGTTGCGACAGGAGAAGGCTCCAGCCGATGCGCTCTGGCTGGTGAGCTGGGGGTTTGATGTGCCCATGCTGATGCGCCGGTTGCGCGGTCGTTCTGTGATCTACCAGGCCCATAGCACTGGTTATGGCTTTGACCTTCCTCCCGGTGTGCCCGTGGCGGCCGTCAGCCGAAACACCCTTGGGTACTGGGGGAATCATGCTCCACGCAATCCCCTGTTTCTGCTTCCCAATGCCTTGGAACCCCAGTGGTTTGAACGCGGGGCGCGAGCGTCGTCTCTACAGGCGCCACGGCCGATTGATGTGCTGGTGCAGCGGCGTAAAAGCAGTGACTACGTGCTTCGGCAGCTCGTGCCTGCTCTACGGGCCAGGGGCCTGAACGTTGAGGTGCAGGACGGCTGGGTCGATGACCTCGTGGATCTGTTCAATCACGCCAGCGTGTATCTCTACGACTCCGCTGATCACTGGCGTTGTGCCGGTGTGAGTGAGGGGTTCGGTCTGCCGCCGCTTGAGGCCAGTGCCTGCGGATGTGTGGTGTTCAGCAGCTTGAACCATGCTCTTGCCGACATCCTCACGCCCGGGGTGATGGGGCATCAGCTCGGTTGTGGGTCGTTGCAGCACGATGCAGCCCGTATTGCTGCTGCCGTTGCCCGACCTGCGGACTGGCGCCCTTCTGAACAAGAGATCGAACGCTTGCTGGCTCCCTACAGCGAAAAGGCGTTGATGGAGGGCTGGCACCGCGTGCTGAACGAACTGGATGATTTGCTCCCCCGACTTCAGGCGGACGGTGCATTGCGAGCACTTCCCCTTGGAGCACTGCGCCGTCGTCGCTGGCTGCGCGCGGCTCAACGGGTGGTCAATCGGTTGCCTGGCTGGCCGACTCGGGGAAAACCCTGA